Proteins co-encoded in one Erwinia sp. genomic window:
- the lpoA gene encoding Penicillin-binding protein activator LpoA (ID:JIFNMEKO_02532;~source:Prodigal:2.6) → MLSLNTPYPKTGRALFILSAALMFGGCVPQGNQAPGSENPYAAAGTSGFYLEQMQRSNNDNKVDWQLLAIGALLNEGQYPQATDQLNLLPASLSDEQQRERFLLEAQLKIARQDFASANTLLNNITPDTLSKAQQGRYWQLRIIAGQSQPSLDVIRAYIAQQQLLNNPVESQKNIDDTWAVLKQLTAPQLSSIVINANENTLQGWLDLLNSYRANSSDVTMLKAAIADWQKRYPYNPAAKTLPTELLSPQPVVAAGLNGKIALLLPLSDQAQGFADAIQRGFNDAKSGLLTSPASTEGNTQPETATPATATPPAATPQDTSASQVSVQVYDTSTQPLEQLLAKAQQDGATLIIGPLLKPDVEKLASLQTSINILALNTPESVQNMANICYFSLSPEDEARDAAQHIWQQTKRAPLLLVPQTPLGERVSKAFTEAWQTQGGGTVLQQSFGSTSELKQAINRGSGLALTGTPVTLTNALSSTANTSNGPIDALYIVASQDEMTLIKPMLAMRTSSRDMVQIYASSRSVQGGAGPDYRLEMEGVQFSDIPLLSGTNSALVQQTTKTFNNNYSLIRLYAMGIDAWTLANHFPSLHQNGFQLNGETGSLTTNQNCVINRTLPWSQYRQGQIVPVN, encoded by the coding sequence CAGTAACAATGATAACAAGGTTGACTGGCAATTACTTGCTATCGGTGCATTACTGAATGAAGGCCAGTATCCTCAGGCGACAGATCAATTAAATCTGTTACCGGCTTCGCTCAGCGATGAACAGCAAAGGGAAAGATTTTTGCTGGAAGCACAATTGAAAATTGCCCGGCAGGATTTCGCTTCAGCAAACACGCTGTTGAATAACATTACACCTGATACGTTGAGTAAAGCTCAGCAAGGTCGCTACTGGCAGTTACGGATCATCGCCGGACAAAGTCAGCCTTCTCTTGATGTAATCCGCGCTTATATCGCGCAACAGCAGTTACTGAATAACCCGGTGGAGAGCCAGAAAAATATTGATGATACCTGGGCGGTGTTGAAACAACTCACAGCCCCCCAGTTAAGCAGTATTGTGATTAATGCTAACGAAAATACCCTGCAGGGATGGCTGGATCTGTTAAACAGCTATCGGGCTAACAGCAGCGATGTCACCATGCTAAAAGCCGCTATCGCAGACTGGCAGAAGCGTTATCCTTATAATCCGGCAGCGAAAACACTGCCTACTGAACTGCTGTCACCACAGCCCGTTGTTGCCGCCGGCCTGAATGGTAAAATAGCGTTACTGCTACCACTGAGTGACCAGGCTCAGGGTTTTGCCGATGCCATTCAACGCGGCTTCAATGATGCAAAAAGTGGTCTGCTGACCTCACCTGCCTCAACAGAGGGGAATACCCAGCCAGAGACAGCTACCCCTGCCACTGCAACACCACCTGCAGCCACGCCACAAGATACCTCAGCCAGCCAGGTGTCCGTTCAGGTTTACGATACCAGCACTCAGCCTTTGGAGCAGCTACTCGCAAAAGCGCAACAGGATGGTGCAACATTGATCATCGGGCCGTTGTTGAAACCTGATGTCGAAAAGCTGGCATCCCTGCAAACCTCAATCAATATTCTGGCGTTAAACACCCCTGAATCCGTACAGAATATGGCCAATATTTGCTATTTTTCACTGTCACCGGAAGATGAAGCGCGCGATGCGGCACAACATATCTGGCAACAAACCAAACGTGCACCTCTGCTGCTTGTTCCGCAAACCCCTTTAGGTGAACGCGTCAGTAAAGCATTCACCGAGGCCTGGCAAACACAAGGCGGCGGTACCGTTCTGCAGCAAAGCTTCGGTTCAACCAGTGAGCTGAAGCAGGCTATTAACCGCGGCAGTGGTCTGGCGCTTACTGGCACACCAGTGACTCTGACTAATGCGCTATCTTCAACGGCCAACACAAGTAACGGGCCTATTGATGCGCTGTATATTGTCGCCAGTCAGGACGAAATGACGCTGATTAAACCGATGCTTGCCATGCGCACCAGTAGCCGCGATATGGTACAAATTTATGCCAGCTCGCGCAGTGTTCAGGGAGGTGCCGGTCCGGATTATCGCCTGGAGATGGAAGGGGTGCAATTCAGCGATATTCCCCTGCTTTCAGGCACCAATTCAGCGTTAGTGCAGCAGACGACAAAAACCTTTAATAACAACTACTCCCTTATACGCCTGTACGCCATGGGTATCGACGCCTGGACACTGGCTAACCATTTCCCATCACTCCATCAGAATGGTTTTCAACTCAATGGGGAGACAGGCAGCCTGACGACTAATCAAAACTGTGTGATTAACAGGACGTTACCATGGAGCCAGTACCGTCAGGGACAGATCGTTCCCGTCAACTAA